A window of Streptomyces broussonetiae genomic DNA:
TAGAGCCTTTCGGAAACCGAGCCCGGATTCGGTTCCGAAACGCAGAAAGGCCCACGCCGGATGGCGTGGGCCTTTCTCAAAATTTGTTCGGCGGCGTCCTACTCTCCCACAGGGTCCCCCCTGCAGTACCATCGGCGCTGTGAGGCTTAGCTTCCGGGTTCGGAATGTAACCGGGCGTTTCCCTCACGCTATGACCACCGAAACACTATGAAACTGTCGAACCATGCCACACCACGCTCTGTGAAACGTGGGGCTGTTCGTGGTTTCAGAACCAACACAGTGGACGCGAGCAACTGAGGACAAGCCCTCGGCCTATTAGTACCGGTCACCTCCACCAGTTACCTGGCTTCCAGATCCGGCCTATCAACCCAGTCGTCTACTGGGAGCCTTACCCCATCAAGTGGGTGGGAGTCCTCATCTCGAAGCAGGCTTCCCGCTTAGATGCTTTCAGCGGTTATCCCTCCCGAACGTAGCCAACCAGCCATGCCCTTGGCAGAACAACTGGCACACCAGAGGTTCGTCCGTCCCGGTCCTCTCGTACTAGGGACAGCCCTTCTCAAGACTCCTACGCGCACAGCGGATAGGGACCGAACTGTCTCACGACGTTCTAAACCCAGCTCGCGTACCGCTTTAATGGGCGAACAGCCCAACCCTTGGGACCGACTCCAGCCCCAGGATGCGACGAGCCGACATCGAGGTGCCAAACCATCCCGTCGATATGGACTCTTGGGGAAGATCAGCCTGTTATCCCCGGGGTACCTTTTATCCGTTGAGCGACGGCGCTTCCACAAGCCACCGCCGGATCACTAGTCCCGACTTTCGTCCCTGCTCGACCCGTCGGTCTCACAGTCAAGCTCCCTTGTGCACTTACACTCAACACCTGATTGCCAACCAGGCTGAGGGAACCTTTGGGCGCCTCCGTTACTCTTTAGGAGGCAACCGCCCCAGTTAAACTACCCATCAGACACTGTCCCTGATCCGGATCACGGACCCAGGTTAGACATCCAGCACGACCAGACTGGTATTTCAACGACGACTCCACAAACACTGGCGTGCCTGCTTCAAAGTCTCCCAGCTATCCTACACAAGCCGAACCGAACACCAATATCAAACTGTAGTAAAGGTCCCGGGGTCTTTCCGTCCTGCTGCGCGAAACGAGCATCTTTACTCGTAGTGCAATTTCACCGGGCCTATGGTTGAGACAGTCGAGAAGTCGTTACGCCATTCGTGCAGGTCGGAACTTACCCGACAAGGAATTTCGCTACCTTAGGATGGTTATAGTTACCACCGCCGTTTACTGGCGCTTAAGTTCTCAGCTTCGCCTGGACGAATCCAAGCTAACCGGTCCCCTTAACGTTCCAGCACCGGGCAGGCGTCAGTCCGTATACATCGCCTTACGGCTTCGCACGGACCTGTGTTTTTAGTAAACAGTCGCTTCTCGCTGGTCTCTGCGGCCACCCCCAGCTCGAACAGCAAGTGTTCTCACCAGGCGTGGCCCCCCTTCTCCCGAAGTTACGGGGGCATTTTGCCGAGTTCCTTAACCATAGTTCACCCGAACGCCTCGGTATTCTCTACCTGACCACCTGAGTCGGTTTAGGGTACGGGCCGCCATAAAACTCGCTAGAGGCTTTTCTCGACAGCATAGGATCATCCACTTCACCACAATCGGCTCGGCATCAGGTCTCAGCCACAAGGTGTGCGGATTTGCCTACACACCGGCCTACACCCTTACCCCGGGACAACCACCGCCCGGGATGGACTACCTTCCTGCGTCACCCCATCACTCACCTACTAACCGCTTGGTCCGGCGGCTCCACCACTCCCCTCAACTCCGAAGAGATCAGGGCGGCTTCACGGCCTTAGCATCACGATGCTCGATGTTTGACGCTTCACAGCGGGTACCGGAATATCAACCGGTTATCCATCGACTACGCCTGTCGGCCTCGCCTTAGGTCCCGACTTACCCTGGGCAGATCAGCTTGACCCAGGAACCCTTAGTCAATCGGCGCACACGTTTCTCACGTGTGAATCGCTACTCATGCCTGCATTCTCACTCGTCAACCGTCCACGACTACCTTCCAGTGCCGCTTCACCCGGCAGACGACGCTCCCCTACCCATCAACACACCCGTTGGGGCTATATATGTCAATGACACGACTTCGGCGGTACGCTTGAGCCCCGCTACATTGTCGGCGCGGAATCACTAGACCAGTGAGCTATTACGCACTCTTTCAAGGGTGGCTGCTTCTAAGCCAACCTCCTGGTTGTCTGTGCGACTCCACATCCTTTCCCACTTAGCGTACGCTTAGGGGCCTTAGTCGATGCTCTGGGCTGTTTCCCTCTCGACCATGGAGCTTATCCCCCACAGTCTCACTGCCGCGCTCTCACTTACCGGCATTCGGAGTTTGGCTAAGGTCAGTAACCCGGTAGGGCCCATCGCCTATCCAGTGCTCTACCTCCGGCAAGAAACACACGACGCTGCACCTAAATGCATTTCGGGGAGAACCAGCTATCACGGAGTTTGATTGGCCTTTCACCCCTAACCACAGGTCATCCCCCAGGTTTTCAACCCTGGTGGGTTCGGTCCTCCACGAAGTCTTACCTCCGCTTCAACCTGCCCATGGCTAGATCACTCCGCTTCGGGTCTTGAGCGTGCTACTCCAACGCCCTATTCGGACTCGCTTTCGCTACGGCTTCCCCACACGGGTTAACCTCGCAACACACCGCAAACTCGCAGGCTCATTCTTCAAAAGGCACGCAGTCACACCGAAGTGCTCCCACGGCTTGTAGGCACACGGTTTCAGGTACTATTTCACTCCCCTCCCGGGGTACTTTTCACCATTCCCTCACGGTACTATCCGCTATCGGTCACCAGGGAATATTTAGGCTTAGCGGGTGGTCCCGCCAGATTCACACGGGATTTCTCGGGCCCCGTGCTACTTGGGTGTCTCTCAAACGAGCCGCTGATGTTTCGACTACGGGGGTCTTACCCTCTACGCCGGACCTTTCGCATGTCCTTCGCCTACATCAACGGTTTCTGACTCGTCCTGTCGCCGGCAGACAACAGAAGAGAGATCCCACAACCCCGTATACGCAACCCCTGCCGGGTCTCACACGCATACGGTTTGGCCTCATCCGGTTTCGCTCGCCACTACTCCCGGAATCACGGTTGTTTTCTCTTCCTGAGGGTACTGAGATGTTTCACTTCCCCTCGTTCCCTCCACACTGCCTATGTGTTCAGCAGCGGGTGACAGCCCATGACGACTGCCGGGTTTCCCCATTCGGAAACCCCCGGATCAAAGCCTGGTTGACGACTCCCCGGGGACTATCGTGGCCTCCCACGTCCTTCATCGGTTCCTGGTGCCAAGGCATCCACCGTGCGCCCTTAAAAACTTGGCCACAGATGCTCGCGTCCACTGTGCAGTTCTCAAACAACGACCAGCCACCCATCACCCCACCAGACAAACCGGTGAGTTCACTGGGGCCGGCGACCGAGAGACAGACCATACGGCCGTGCCCTCAGACACCCAACAGCGTGCCCGGCCCACTCCCGTCCGGAGATCATGCGTTCCACGCTCTGACGAGCAGTACTAGCAGCCCCCGACCCGAGGTCTGGACCGAATAGTCAACGTTCCACCCATGAGCAACCAGCATCGGACATCCGCCGATGTACTGGCCTCTGACCAACCGGAGTTGGTAAGAAGTGCTCCTTAGAAAGGAGGTGATCCAGCCGCACCTTCCGGTACGGCTACCTTGTTACGACTTCGTCCCAATCGCCAGTCCCACCTTCGACAGCTCCCTCCCACAAGGGGTTGGGCCACCGGCTTCGGGTGTTACCGACTTTCGTGACGTGACGGGCGGTGTGTACAAGGCCCGGGAACGTATTCACCGCAGCAATGCTGATCTGCGATTACTAGCGACTCCGACTTCATGGGGTCGAGTTGCAGACCCCAATCCGAACTGAGACCGGCTTTTTGAGATTCGCTCCACCTCACGGTATCGCAGCTCATTGTACCGGCCATTGTAGCACGTGTGCAGCCCAAGACATAAGGGGCATGATGACTTGACGTCGTCCCCACCTTCCTCCGAGTTGACCCCGGCGGTCTCCTGTGAGTCCCCATCACCCCGAAGGGCATGCTGGCAACACAGAACAAGGGTTGCGCTCGTTGCGGGACTTAACCCAACATCTCACGACACGAGCTGACGACAGCCATGCACCACCTGTACACCGACCACAAGGGGGGCACTATCTCTAATGCTTTCCGGTGTATGTCAAGCCTTGGTAAGGTTCTTCGCGTTGCGTCGAATTAAGCCACATGCTCCGCCGCTTGTGCGGGCCCCCGTCAATTCCTTTGAGTTTTAGCCTTGCGGCCGTACTCCCCAGGCGGGGAACTTAATGCGTTAGCTGCGGCACCGACGACGTGGAATGTCGCCAACACCTAGTTCCCACCGTTTACGGCGTGGACTACCAGGGTATCTAATCCTGTTCGCTCCCCACGCTTTCGCTCCTCAGCGTCAGTAATGGCCCAGAGATCCGCCTTCGCCACCGGTGTTCCTCCTGATATCTGCGCATTTCACCGCTACACCAGGAATTCCGATCTCCCCTACCACACTCTAGCTAGCCCGTATCGACTGCAGACTCGGGGTTAAGCCCCGAGCTTTCACAATCGACGTGACAAGCCGCCTACGAGCTCTTTACGCCCAATAATTCCGGACAACGCTTGCGCCCTACGTATTACCGCGGCTGCTGGCACGTAGTTAGCCGGCGCTTCTTCTGCAGGTACCGTCACTCTCGCTTCTTCCCTGCTGAAAGAGGTTTACAACCCGAAGGCCGTCATCCCTCACGCGGCGTCGCTGCATCAGGCTTTCGCCCATTGTGCAATATTCCCCACTGCTGCCTCCCGTAGGAGTCTGGGCCGTGTCTCAGTCCCAGTGTGGCCGGTCGCCCTCTCAGGCCGGCTACCCGTCGTCGCCTTGGTGAGCCATTACCTCACCAACAAGCTGATAGGCCGCGGGCTCATCCTTCACCGCCGGAGCTTTCCAACCTCCAAGATGCCTTGGAGGCTCGTATCCGGTATTAGACCCCGTTTCCAGGGCTTGTCCCAGAGTGAAGGGCAGATTGCCCACGTGTTACTCACCCGTTCGCCACTAATCCACCCCGAAGGGCTTCATCGTTCGACTTGCATGTGTTAAGCACGCCGCCAGCGTTCGTCCTGAGCCAGGATCAAACTCTCCGTGAATGTTTACTCGGCCAGAAAATTAATTCAGCCGGTGCAACACCACGAGAGCGGAACCACCGGAGGAATAATCCGATGGTTCACAGCGTCCTCGCTGTGTTTTTTCAAAGGAACCTCGACCATCGGAATGTTCCGACAGACGGGGTATCAACATATCTGGCGTTGACTTTTGGCACGCTGTTGAGTTCTCAAGGAACGGTCGCTTCCTTTGTACTCACCCTCTCGGGCTTTCCTCCGGGCTTCCCTTCGGTGTTTCCGACTCTATCAGATCTTTTCTCGATCCGATTTCCTCGGTGCTTTCCAGGTTCCCGCCTCGCTTTCGCTTGGCGTTTCCCTTTCCGGCGGTTCCGACTCTATCAGATCCTTTCGGCGTCTGACCCCCAGTCAGCGGGGTTTGTCCTCCCGGCCGTTGGGCCGTTCCGACGTCTCAAACCTTAGCGGATCCGCTCGGCGATTCCCAATCGGGGCGCCGGGCTCCATTCGAATGGAATTCGGGCACGCCGAAATCCACCCGGATGGGAGATCGTACTAATGGCTTGAGAGGTGCCGCTCGAAGCGGCTGAGGTGCTACCGGAGAACCGTTACGGCGCTGCGGCAACCCGGAGAACTTTACGGATCCAGCAGGGTGGAGTCAACCCTCCCTGTCAAGATTTTTTTCTGGCGCCCCCGCGGGAGCGCGTCAGTCCAGGTCAGTGAGGCGGCCGCCGGCGTCCGGCTGGGCGTGCTCCACCCTTCGCAGGAGGCGGGTGAGGACCTCTCCCAGCACCGCGCGCTCCGCAGGGGTGAGGTCCTGGAGCAGGTCCTCCTCGAAGACGGTCGCCAGGCGCATCGCCTCCAGCCACTTCTCGCGGCCCTCGGGCGTCAGCTCCACGATCACCCGAACGCGGTTGGACTCGTCACGCTCCCGGGTGACCAGGCCCTCGGTGACCATGCGGTCGATGCGGTGGGTCATGGCGGCCGGCGTGAGGCCGAGGCGCTTGGCGAGGTCGCTGGGGCCCATGCGGTACGGGGCGCCGGAGAGGACGAGGGCCTTGAGGACCTCCCACTCGGCGTTGCTGATGCCGAGGGCACCGGTCTGGCGGCCGTAGGCGACGTTCATACGGCGGTTGAGCCGGGACAGCGCCGAGACGATCTTCTCGACCTGGGGGTCGAGGTCCTGGAACTCGCGCTGGTAGGCGGCGATCTGTTCTTCGAGGGTCGGCTCCGTGACGCCGGGGGTGTCGGCCATGGCCGCAGTATCGCACGCAGCTCCTTTGCTTTGAAGTCCTTCACTGTGTACTCTTTAGCTTCGAACTTTAGCTTTGAAGTCTTCAGATCTAACTTCTTCAGATCTCAGTCATGAGAGAGGTGAACGTGACCAGGGCGATGGGCGCAGCGATGCGCCGGATCCACGTGGGCAATGCACTCAGCGCGTTCGGGCTCGGCTTCACGGTCCCCTACCTGTACGTCTATGTGGCGCAGGTGCGGGGCCTGGGGTCGCTGACGGCGGGGCTCGTCCTCGCCGTCTTCGCCGTGGCCGCGCTGATCGTGCTGCCGTTCGCCGGCCGGGCGATCGTGCGGCGCGGCCCGCTGCCGGTCCTGCTCGCCGCCCTGGTGACCGCCGCCCTGGGTGCGCTGAGCCTCGGACTGGCGGCCGACGCCGCCGCCGTACTGGGCGCCGCTGCGGCACTCGGGGCCGGGCAGGCCGTGATG
This region includes:
- a CDS encoding MarR family winged helix-turn-helix transcriptional regulator, with the protein product MADTPGVTEPTLEEQIAAYQREFQDLDPQVEKIVSALSRLNRRMNVAYGRQTGALGISNAEWEVLKALVLSGAPYRMGPSDLAKRLGLTPAAMTHRIDRMVTEGLVTRERDESNRVRVIVELTPEGREKWLEAMRLATVFEEDLLQDLTPAERAVLGEVLTRLLRRVEHAQPDAGGRLTDLD